AGGGTGACCGCGCCCGCGACCTGTGCGCGAAGCTGCTGTCCTTCGCGGGGCCGCTCGAGCTGTACGCGGAGGAGCTCGACCACCGCACGGGCCAGCACCTCGGCAACTTCCCGCAGGCCTTCACGCACCTCGCCCTCATCAACGCCGTCCAGCACGTCATCCGCGGTGAGGACCCCGCCGCGCGCTAGCCGTACCGGCAGCGCCGCAGGCCGTGGGCGCGGCTCAGCCGCCGAGCGGGCGGCGCGGGCCGTGCGACAGCGCGACCTGCGCGAAGAGGTCGGCGCGCTGCTCGCGCAGCGACGCCCGCGCGAAGCCGGCGAGCGGGTCCGACGGGTCGGCGTCCGGGCGCGGCGCGAGCGCGAGGCTGCGCTCGAGGAGGTCGCCGAACCGGTCACCGTCGACGAGGTCCGCGCACGACCCGCACGCCGGCCAGGGCCGGGTCCCGTGGTCGACGGTCCGCCCGCTCACCGGCGAGGTCGTGCTGATGGCGGTGCTGACGGGGTACTCGGCGACCGCGTCGGCGGCCAGGCAGAAGGCGCAGCGGGTCGGCGTCACACCCGTCACGCTACGACCGGCCGGCCTCGGCGCTGCGGTGGTGGGAGTCACGCCACTGCATGAGGCGCTCCTGGCTGCGGACCACGCGCAGCAGCGTGGTGAGAAGGAGCCCGCCGACGAGGTTGCCGAGCACCACGAAGCCGAACCACGGCAGCCAGTCGCCGTAGCCGACGCCCTCCTGCCCGGCGTGGTGGGCGACGAAGACGAGCAGCGAGTCGAGGATCGAGTGGTGCAGTCCAGTGCCGACGATGACGAGTGCGATGCCGACGGCGGCGACGAGCTTCGCGACGTCGTCCACCGTGCCGTTCTGCATCCGGGTCAGCAGCGTGATCGCGGCCCCGGCGAGGACCGCGAGGCAGAAGGTCTCGAGGTCGAGCGGGGCCTGCGCGAACTCCCGGCCGAGCTCGCCGGAGAGCTCGTGGAGGTCGGGTCGGGCCGTCGCGATGAGCCACGCGACCACCCAGCCGCCCGCGAGGTTCGCCACGAGGGTCCCGCCCCACAGCCGCAGCAGCTGGCCCCACGTCGCCTCGTCGGCCAGCACGACCATGACGGGGGTGTGGAAGCCCTCCGTGAACAGCTCGCTGTGCCCCAGCCGCAGCGCGATGAAGCCGACGGAGAACGCGAGGGCGCCGAGCAGGCGGCTGCCGGTCGCCTCCTCGACCGCGAGCAGCGCGAGGACCCCGACGCCGATCTCGATGCCCGCGACGAGCCCCGTCCCGATGAGGTCCGGCCACGAGCGGTGCAGGCGCGGCCGGCCCTCGAGGATGACGCGGTCGAGGGCCTGGTCCTTCTCCTCGGTCGTGCTCTCGTCGTCCTCCCGGGTCTCCGGGGGCGCGGTGGCCTCCTGCTCCTCGTGCCGGTCGTGCTCGTCTGTGCGCGGGTCGGCCATGCCTGACGACACCACGGCCGGGGCGGCTGCGCAGGTCGGGGGCGGAGGACGACGGACCCGGGAGGTCAGCCGTGGGTCGGTCCGGGGCGGACACGTCCACCCCGGTCCGACCGGGCCCGTATGCCTAGGCTCGCCCCCGTGGACGGGACCGGCGTCGCCGCCCGGCTGGCCAGGCTCCCCGTCGGGACCTCGTACGTGCGCTACCGGGGCCGCCGCTGGGTCGCGGTGCGGAGCGTCGCGGCCGGGGGCCGGGTGGAGAGGCTGTGGGCCGAGGAGCTCGGCGGCCGCGCGTTCGTCAGCGCGAACCTCTACCTCACCGGCGACGGCGAGCGGCTGCGGCCGTGCGAGATGCCGGAAGCCGTCGTCCTGGACTTCCTCGACTCGTGGGAGCCGTGGCCGGATCCCGTGCCGCCGGCACCGCGCCGGGAAGAGGTCACATCTCGAACACCAGCCGCGCGGGCACGCGGCCGGAGAGGATCTCCTCGAAGCACTCGTTGACCTGCTCCAGCCGCCGGGTCTCGCGCACCACGCGCGTCCGTCCCT
Above is a genomic segment from Aquipuribacter sp. SD81 containing:
- a CDS encoding formate/nitrite transporter family protein, translating into MADPRTDEHDRHEEQEATAPPETREDDESTTEEKDQALDRVILEGRPRLHRSWPDLIGTGLVAGIEIGVGVLALLAVEEATGSRLLGALAFSVGFIALRLGHSELFTEGFHTPVMVVLADEATWGQLLRLWGGTLVANLAGGWVVAWLIATARPDLHELSGELGREFAQAPLDLETFCLAVLAGAAITLLTRMQNGTVDDVAKLVAAVGIALVIVGTGLHHSILDSLLVFVAHHAGQEGVGYGDWLPWFGFVVLGNLVGGLLLTTLLRVVRSQERLMQWRDSHHRSAEAGRS